Proteins from a genomic interval of Ferrovibrio terrae:
- a CDS encoding extracellular solute-binding protein, whose protein sequence is MRSVLLPAALVALALSAPVAVQAQSGKVSHALTLGDAPKYPAGFTHLDYVNVNAPKGGELKLSTPAGFDSLNPFIPKGDEAPGLGMVYETLMSSPPDDDLSEYGLIAETVEVPGDLSWIVFNLRAEAKWANGKPITADDVAWSFEQIKLNGEPMLQHYYANVQKAEVLSPRKVKFHFSGAKNRELPQIMGQLPVLQKADWEKRGFDKVTLDKWEGSGPYRIESVEPNRTITYTRRNDWWAKDLPINKGRYNFDRIRYDVYRDQTVAREAFKSGQYDFRGENSAREWSVFYDFPAMTQGLAKKQEFKHERPGGIGGFIFNTRRDKFQDVRVRKALALAWDFEWYNKNMAYGAYYHPNSYFDNSEFAARGEPSPEELKLLEPLRDKLPREVFGPAWKAPSSDGSGQDRKNLREATRLLKEAGWEVKNGKLVNPKGEPFVLELLLRDATYERMGGPWVQALQRLGVTLNMRTVDSAQYVNRIRSFDFDVIYSGWGQSNSPGNEQRSYYTSAAADNPGGRNYAGIKNPAIDALVEAVVAAPSRAALIPAVRALDRALTWNWYIAPTLGHNADRIAYWDKFGMPEKNPKNGVDVMAWWVDPAKAAKLSNSRQ, encoded by the coding sequence ATGCGATCCGTACTGCTGCCCGCCGCCCTCGTTGCGCTCGCACTGTCCGCACCCGTCGCTGTTCAGGCTCAGTCAGGAAAAGTCAGCCACGCGCTCACCTTGGGCGATGCGCCGAAATATCCGGCCGGTTTCACGCATCTCGACTATGTGAATGTGAACGCGCCCAAAGGCGGCGAACTCAAGCTCTCCACGCCGGCCGGCTTCGACAGCCTCAATCCCTTCATCCCGAAAGGCGACGAAGCGCCGGGCCTTGGTATGGTCTACGAGACGCTGATGTCCTCGCCGCCCGATGACGACCTGTCGGAATACGGCCTGATCGCCGAGACGGTGGAAGTGCCTGGAGACCTGAGCTGGATCGTCTTCAACCTGCGCGCCGAAGCGAAATGGGCCAACGGCAAGCCGATCACCGCCGATGACGTGGCCTGGAGCTTTGAGCAGATCAAGTTGAACGGCGAACCGATGCTGCAGCATTACTACGCCAATGTTCAAAAGGCAGAGGTCCTGTCGCCCCGCAAGGTGAAGTTCCATTTCAGCGGGGCGAAGAACCGCGAGCTGCCACAGATCATGGGCCAGCTGCCGGTGCTGCAGAAAGCCGACTGGGAAAAGCGCGGCTTCGACAAGGTGACGCTGGATAAGTGGGAAGGTTCGGGCCCCTATCGCATCGAGAGCGTGGAGCCCAACCGCACCATCACCTATACGCGCCGCAACGACTGGTGGGCCAAGGATCTGCCGATCAACAAGGGCCGCTACAATTTCGACCGCATCCGCTACGACGTCTATCGCGACCAGACGGTGGCGCGCGAAGCCTTCAAATCCGGCCAGTATGATTTCCGCGGCGAAAACAGCGCGCGCGAATGGTCGGTGTTCTACGACTTCCCCGCGATGACGCAGGGCCTGGCAAAGAAGCAGGAATTCAAGCACGAACGCCCCGGTGGCATTGGCGGCTTTATCTTCAATACCCGGCGCGACAAGTTCCAGGATGTGCGCGTGCGCAAGGCGCTGGCGCTGGCCTGGGACTTCGAGTGGTACAACAAGAATATGGCCTATGGCGCCTACTACCATCCGAACAGCTATTTCGATAATTCCGAATTCGCCGCGCGCGGCGAGCCCTCGCCCGAGGAACTGAAGCTGCTGGAACCACTGCGCGACAAGCTGCCCAGGGAAGTCTTCGGTCCAGCCTGGAAGGCGCCGAGCTCGGATGGCTCGGGCCAGGATCGCAAGAATCTGCGCGAAGCGACCCGGCTGCTGAAAGAGGCCGGCTGGGAGGTGAAGAACGGCAAGCTGGTGAATCCCAAAGGCGAGCCCTTCGTGCTGGAACTGCTGCTGCGCGACGCCACCTATGAACGCATGGGCGGCCCCTGGGTGCAGGCGCTGCAGCGCCTTGGTGTCACGCTGAACATGCGCACAGTGGATAGCGCGCAGTACGTCAACCGCATCCGCAGCTTCGATTTCGACGTGATCTATTCCGGCTGGGGCCAGTCGAATTCACCGGGCAACGAGCAGCGCAGCTATTACACATCCGCTGCCGCCGACAATCCGGGCGGCCGCAATTATGCCGGCATCAAGAACCCGGCCATCGATGCGCTGGTCGAAGCGGTGGTCGCCGCACCTTCGCGCGCTGCATTGATTCCAGCGGTGCGTGCGCTGGATCGCGCACTGACCTGGAACTGGTATATCGCGCCGACACTGGGCCACAATGCCGACCGCATCGCCTACTGGGACAAATTCGGCATGCCCGAAAAGAATCCCAAAAACGGCGTCGATGTCATGGCCTGGTGGGTCGATCCCGCCAAGGCTGCCAAACTTTCCAACAGCAGGCAGTAA
- a CDS encoding c-type cytochrome: MNSFELNKIAGAVLFCLLIIMGVNQVGNMLIHPKKLAEAAFKIDVPEEAPAGGAPAAVQEQDPPVATVLASANADAGKKAFGKCASCHSVEKGGPAKVGPNLFDIVQAPKGHMAGFAYSDGLKKTGGEWTYDSLYAFLKNPKAYAPGTKMAFAGAKSAKERGDLIAYLRSLSDSPKPLPN, encoded by the coding sequence ATGAATAGTTTCGAGCTCAACAAGATCGCCGGCGCAGTCCTGTTCTGCCTGCTGATCATCATGGGCGTCAACCAGGTCGGCAACATGCTGATCCACCCCAAGAAGCTCGCCGAAGCCGCTTTCAAGATCGACGTGCCAGAGGAAGCCCCGGCTGGCGGCGCTCCGGCTGCCGTCCAGGAACAGGACCCGCCGGTTGCCACCGTGCTGGCCTCGGCCAATGCCGATGCCGGCAAGAAGGCCTTTGGCAAGTGCGCGTCGTGCCACAGCGTGGAAAAGGGCGGCCCGGCCAAGGTCGGCCCGAACCTCTTTGACATCGTGCAGGCGCCGAAGGGCCACATGGCCGGCTTCGCCTATTCCGACGGCCTGAAGAAGACCGGCGGCGAATGGACCTACGACAGCCTTTACGCCTTCCTGAAGAACCCGAAGGCCTATGCCCCGGGCACCAAGATGGCCTTCGCCGGCGCCAAGAGCGCCAAGGAGCGCGGCGACCTGATCGCCTATCTGCGTTCGCTGTCGGACAGCCCGAAGCCCCTGCCCAACTGA
- a CDS encoding prephenate dehydratase encodes MSPVATIATDATDPATVVAFQGAPGAYSHLACREALPDLVPLPCASFEDAFAAVRDGKAACGLIPIENSTAGRVADIHQLLPEGGLFITAEHFLRVRHQLLAPKSASLKTVKRVYSHVQGLSQCRKVIKELGLEAIVASDTAGSAKDVSERNSNEEAAIASSIAGELYGLQVLRPDIEDNHTNTTRFIKLERQRRDPAVDAPNSLTAIMFRVRSVPAALYKALGGFATNGVNVVKLESYLSDGFQVAEFYAEIEGHPAQKNVDLALQELQYFSSSLNVIGVFTAHPFRSQD; translated from the coding sequence ATGTCGCCTGTCGCCACCATCGCCACGGATGCCACCGATCCCGCAACGGTCGTGGCTTTTCAGGGTGCGCCCGGCGCCTATTCGCATCTGGCCTGCCGCGAGGCGCTGCCCGATCTGGTGCCGCTGCCCTGTGCAAGTTTTGAGGATGCCTTTGCGGCCGTGCGCGACGGCAAGGCGGCCTGCGGCCTGATCCCGATCGAGAATTCCACGGCCGGCCGTGTTGCCGACATTCACCAGCTGCTGCCTGAAGGCGGACTGTTCATCACGGCGGAGCATTTCCTGCGTGTGCGACACCAGTTGCTGGCGCCGAAATCGGCCAGCCTGAAGACGGTGAAGCGCGTTTACAGCCATGTGCAGGGCCTGTCGCAATGCCGCAAGGTGATCAAGGAACTGGGCCTTGAAGCGATTGTCGCCAGCGACACCGCCGGTTCGGCCAAGGATGTGTCCGAGCGCAACAGCAACGAGGAAGCCGCGATTGCCTCCTCGATTGCCGGTGAGCTGTATGGCCTGCAGGTGCTGCGTCCCGACATCGAAGACAACCACACCAACACCACGCGTTTCATCAAGCTGGAGCGCCAGCGCCGCGACCCTGCCGTCGATGCGCCGAACAGCCTGACCGCCATCATGTTCCGCGTGCGCAGCGTTCCCGCCGCGCTCTACAAGGCGCTTGGCGGCTTCGCCACCAATGGCGTCAACGTGGTGAAGCTGGAAAGCTACCTGTCCGACGGTTTTCAGGTCGCGGAATTCTATGCCGAGATCGAAGGCCATCCGGCGCAGAAGAACGTCGACCTGGCCCTGCAGGAACTGCAGTATTTCAGCTCCTCGCTGAACGTGATCGGTGTTTTCACCGCGCATCCGTTCCGCTCGCAGGACTGA
- a CDS encoding ABC transporter permease: MASLKLSPINARRWRNFRANSRGFWSLWVFLILFVLSLFAEFIANDSPLLVKYDGGYYVPVLKAYPETTFGGDFETEAKYRDQFVRDLIREKDGWILWTPIRYSYRTINYDLGRPAPSPPSGENLLGTDDQGRDVMARLIYGFRISVLFGLVLTVLSSVIGVIAGAVQGYFGGKTDLIFQRFIEVWSGLPTLYLLIILASVVQPNFWWLLGIMLLFSWMALVGVVRAEFLRARNFGYVRAARALGVSDISIMFRHLLPNAMVATLTMMPFILNGSITTLTALDFLGFGLPPGSPSLGELLAQGKTNIQAPWLGITAFAVLAVMLSLLIFIGEAVRDAFDPRKIFK; this comes from the coding sequence ATGGCTTCGCTCAAACTCAGCCCGATCAACGCCCGCCGCTGGCGCAACTTCCGCGCCAATAGCCGCGGCTTCTGGTCGCTGTGGGTTTTCCTCATTCTCTTCGTGCTCAGCCTGTTCGCCGAGTTCATCGCCAACGATTCGCCGCTGCTGGTGAAATACGATGGCGGCTATTATGTGCCGGTGCTGAAGGCCTACCCCGAGACCACATTCGGCGGGGATTTCGAAACCGAGGCGAAATACCGCGACCAGTTCGTGCGGGATCTGATCAGGGAAAAGGACGGCTGGATTCTGTGGACTCCGATCCGCTACAGCTACCGCACGATCAACTACGACCTCGGCCGTCCGGCACCCTCGCCACCTTCCGGGGAAAATCTCCTTGGCACCGATGACCAGGGCCGCGACGTGATGGCGCGGCTGATCTACGGTTTCCGCATCAGCGTGCTGTTCGGCCTGGTGCTGACCGTGCTGAGTTCGGTGATCGGTGTGATCGCCGGCGCGGTGCAGGGCTATTTCGGCGGCAAGACCGACCTGATCTTCCAGCGTTTCATCGAAGTCTGGTCCGGCCTGCCGACCCTCTACCTGCTGATCATCCTGGCCAGCGTGGTGCAGCCGAATTTCTGGTGGCTGCTCGGCATCATGCTGCTGTTCAGCTGGATGGCGCTGGTCGGCGTGGTGCGCGCCGAATTCCTGCGCGCCCGCAATTTCGGCTATGTGCGCGCCGCGCGCGCGCTCGGCGTGTCCGATATCTCCATCATGTTCCGCCACCTGCTGCCCAATGCCATGGTGGCGACCCTGACCATGATGCCCTTCATCCTGAACGGCTCGATCACGACGCTGACGGCGCTCGACTTCCTCGGCTTCGGCCTGCCGCCGGGTTCGCCATCGCTGGGTGAGCTGCTGGCGCAGGGCAAGACCAACATCCAGGCGCCCTGGCTTGGTATCACGGCGTTTGCCGTGCTGGCTGTGATGCTGAGCCTGCTGATCTTCATCGGTGAAGCCGTGCGCGACGCCTTCGACCCGCGCAAGATTTTCAAATGA
- a CDS encoding extracellular solute-binding protein codes for MKLLGAIGLLSLCLIAPALAQPRHGLSAFGDLKHPPGFRHFDYVNPDAPKGGELRSWQLESYDNLNPLILKGVMARNLSLTFQGLMARGMDEPDAVYADLAESAELADDRSWVAFNINPKAKFSNGTPVTAEDVVFTVEAAKKDGHPVYQLVLRDVDSVRAESRLRVVFRFAETESRRDLPLTVAQLPILPKAWFAGRDFASPTMEPIPGSGPYRISRVDAGRSLTYERVKDWWARDLPVNRGRHNFDWYRDDYYRDREIAFEAFFAGEYDFREEVTARHWATSYTPKPAFQDGRVKREVFKDETPSGVQAWFLNSRKSHLADPRVRQAINLAYDYEWANKTLFYGLYKRTRSMFENSDLAATGLPSPAELELLEPYRDRLPPELFTREFQPPQTDGSGNNRANLKKAQALLLEAGWKISNGKLVDAKGKPFELEFMLYEPSFQRIINPFARNLERIGIDISIRVVDISTFENRMRSFDYDVMSRRFVQPLTPGIEQRNYWASRSAGTVGSFNFSGVNDPAADDLIEHIVKARNRDELRAATRALDRLLMWGWYVVPHWYSGTFKLGYWDRFHRPARKPIYDVGLVDTWWIDPARDKALNLQRQR; via the coding sequence GTGAAACTGCTCGGTGCGATCGGCCTCCTCTCGCTTTGCCTGATCGCGCCGGCACTGGCTCAACCCCGCCACGGTCTCTCCGCCTTCGGCGACCTGAAGCATCCGCCCGGCTTCCGCCATTTCGACTATGTGAATCCCGATGCGCCGAAGGGCGGCGAGCTGCGGTCCTGGCAGCTCGAGTCTTACGACAATCTCAATCCGCTGATCCTGAAAGGCGTGATGGCGCGCAATCTCAGCCTCACCTTTCAGGGCCTGATGGCGCGCGGCATGGACGAGCCCGACGCGGTCTATGCCGACCTGGCCGAAAGCGCAGAACTGGCCGACGACCGCAGCTGGGTTGCCTTCAACATCAATCCGAAGGCGAAGTTCAGCAACGGCACGCCGGTGACGGCTGAAGACGTTGTCTTCACCGTGGAGGCCGCCAAGAAGGACGGCCATCCGGTCTATCAGCTGGTTTTGCGCGACGTGGACAGCGTGCGCGCCGAAAGCCGCCTGCGCGTGGTGTTCCGCTTCGCCGAGACCGAAAGCCGCCGCGACCTGCCGTTGACCGTGGCGCAGCTGCCGATCCTGCCCAAGGCCTGGTTCGCCGGCCGCGACTTTGCCAGCCCGACGATGGAGCCAATTCCCGGCTCAGGGCCCTATCGAATCAGCCGCGTCGATGCCGGCCGCAGTCTGACGTATGAGCGCGTGAAGGACTGGTGGGCCAGGGACCTGCCGGTCAATCGCGGCCGCCATAACTTCGACTGGTATCGCGACGACTATTACCGCGACCGTGAAATCGCTTTCGAGGCCTTCTTTGCCGGCGAATACGATTTCCGCGAGGAAGTCACCGCGCGGCACTGGGCCACCAGCTATACGCCAAAGCCGGCATTCCAGGACGGCAGGGTGAAGCGCGAGGTCTTCAAGGACGAAACGCCATCGGGCGTGCAGGCCTGGTTCCTCAACAGCCGCAAATCGCATCTGGCCGATCCACGCGTGCGGCAGGCAATCAACCTGGCCTATGACTATGAATGGGCTAACAAGACGCTGTTCTACGGCCTGTACAAGCGCACGCGCTCGATGTTCGAGAATTCCGACCTTGCCGCCACCGGCCTGCCGTCGCCGGCCGAACTCGAACTGCTCGAACCCTATCGCGACCGCCTGCCGCCGGAATTGTTCACCAGGGAATTCCAGCCGCCGCAGACGGATGGCTCGGGCAACAACCGCGCCAACCTGAAGAAGGCGCAAGCCCTGCTGCTGGAGGCCGGCTGGAAGATCAGCAACGGCAAGCTGGTCGATGCCAAAGGCAAGCCCTTCGAGCTGGAATTCATGCTCTACGAGCCGAGCTTCCAGCGCATCATCAACCCCTTCGCGCGTAACCTGGAGCGGATCGGAATCGACATCTCGATCCGCGTGGTTGATATCTCTACCTTCGAGAACCGCATGCGCAGCTTTGACTATGATGTGATGTCGCGCCGCTTCGTGCAGCCGCTGACGCCCGGCATCGAACAGCGGAATTACTGGGCCTCGCGCTCGGCCGGCACGGTCGGCAGCTTCAATTTCTCCGGCGTCAACGACCCGGCGGCCGACGACCTGATCGAGCATATCGTCAAGGCGCGCAACCGCGACGAATTGCGCGCCGCCACACGGGCGCTGGACCGCCTGCTGATGTGGGGCTGGTATGTGGTGCCGCACTGGTACAGCGGCACCTTCAAGCTGGGCTACTGGGACCGTTTCCATCGTCCGGCCAGGAAGCCCATATACGATGTCGGACTCGTCGATACCTGGTGGATCGATCCCGCCAGGGACAAGGCATTGAACTTGCAGCGTCAGAGGTGA
- the hisN gene encoding histidinol-phosphatase produces MTDIPALFASKADELVAFAHHLAELARAEIRPHFRTGFDVISKADASPVTIADRNAEAVMRKAIEARYPEHGIFGEEFGPVRSDAAWQWILDPIDGTKSFVSGLPIFGTLIALTFENRPVLGVIDQPIMADRWIGAAGRPTEFNGKPARTNAQRGLSDAVLMTTYVDSFSEAELAAFTKLRKACRINRMSGDCIAYGMLASGFADIAMDGRMQPYDYAALVPVITGAGGVITDWEGQPLDMRGRSRALAAANPALHQAAMEYLSGV; encoded by the coding sequence ATGACCGACATCCCGGCCCTTTTTGCATCCAAAGCCGATGAGCTGGTGGCCTTTGCCCACCATCTGGCCGAGCTGGCCCGCGCCGAGATCCGGCCGCATTTCCGCACCGGCTTCGATGTGATCAGCAAGGCCGATGCCTCGCCCGTCACCATCGCCGACCGAAATGCCGAAGCCGTCATGCGCAAGGCGATCGAAGCGCGCTACCCCGAGCACGGCATTTTCGGCGAGGAATTCGGCCCGGTGCGCAGCGATGCGGCCTGGCAGTGGATTCTCGATCCGATCGACGGCACCAAGAGCTTCGTCTCCGGCCTGCCGATCTTCGGCACGCTGATCGCGCTGACCTTCGAGAATCGCCCGGTGCTGGGCGTGATCGACCAGCCGATCATGGCCGACCGCTGGATCGGCGCCGCCGGCCGCCCGACCGAGTTCAACGGCAAGCCGGCCCGCACCAATGCGCAGCGCGGCCTGTCCGATGCCGTGCTGATGACCACTTACGTGGACAGTTTCAGCGAGGCCGAGCTGGCCGCGTTCACGAAATTGCGAAAGGCCTGCCGCATCAATCGTATGTCCGGCGACTGCATTGCTTATGGTATGCTGGCCTCAGGTTTCGCCGACATCGCGATGGATGGCCGGATGCAGCCTTACGATTACGCAGCCCTGGTGCCGGTGATCACCGGCGCGGGCGGCGTGATCACCGACTGGGAAGGCCAGCCGCTGGATATGCGCGGTCGCTCCCGCGCTCTGGCTGCGGCAAATCCGGCGCTGCACCAGGCGGCCATGGAATACCTGTCCGGAGTGTGA
- a CDS encoding microcin C ABC transporter permease YejB: protein MLAYILRRLLLILPTLLGIMVINFVIVQFAPGGPVEQVIAQVTGTAADSTARISGGTGGETGGAVAGGFAQAAEGASARYRGAQGLDPEFIKRIEKQFGFDKPAHERLWLMLKQYVQLDFGVSYFKDRPVTELILEKLPVSISLGLWTTLIVYLISIPLGIAKAVRDGSRFDIWTSGVIVVGYAIPGFLFAVLLVVLFAGGSFVQWFPLRGLTSDNWAQLSLMGKLLDYFWHLVLPVVAMVIGGFAGLVMLTKNSFMEEINKLYVLTARAKGLSERRVLYGHIFRNAMLIVIAGFPGAFIGILFTSSLLIEVIFSLDGLGLLGFEAALKRDYPIMFGSLFIFTLLGLIVNLVSDLMYVMVDPRIDFESRDA, encoded by the coding sequence ATGCTTGCCTATATCCTCCGCCGCCTGCTGCTGATCCTGCCGACCCTGCTCGGCATCATGGTGATCAACTTTGTCATCGTGCAGTTCGCCCCGGGCGGCCCGGTCGAGCAGGTGATCGCCCAGGTCACCGGCACGGCCGCCGACAGCACCGCACGCATCTCGGGCGGCACCGGCGGCGAAACCGGCGGTGCCGTCGCCGGCGGTTTTGCCCAGGCGGCCGAGGGTGCCAGTGCGCGCTATCGCGGCGCACAGGGCCTGGACCCGGAATTCATCAAGCGCATCGAAAAGCAGTTCGGCTTCGACAAACCGGCGCATGAGCGCCTGTGGCTGATGCTAAAGCAGTATGTCCAGCTCGATTTCGGCGTCAGCTATTTCAAGGACCGGCCGGTGACCGAACTGATCCTCGAGAAACTGCCGGTCTCGATCTCGCTCGGCCTGTGGACCACGCTGATCGTCTACCTGATCTCGATCCCGCTCGGCATCGCCAAGGCAGTGCGCGACGGCAGCCGCTTCGATATCTGGACCTCGGGCGTCATCGTGGTCGGCTATGCCATTCCCGGCTTCCTGTTCGCCGTGCTGCTGGTGGTGCTGTTTGCCGGCGGCAGCTTCGTGCAGTGGTTCCCGTTACGAGGACTGACCTCGGACAACTGGGCGCAGCTCAGCCTGATGGGCAAGCTGCTGGATTACTTCTGGCACCTGGTGCTGCCGGTGGTCGCCATGGTGATCGGCGGCTTTGCCGGCCTGGTGATGCTGACCAAGAATTCCTTCATGGAAGAGATCAACAAGCTCTATGTGCTGACGGCACGGGCCAAGGGCCTGAGCGAGCGCCGCGTGCTCTATGGCCATATCTTCCGCAATGCCATGCTGATCGTGATCGCCGGCTTCCCCGGCGCCTTCATCGGCATTCTCTTTACCTCCTCGCTGCTGATCGAGGTGATCTTCTCGCTCGATGGTCTTGGACTGCTCGGCTTCGAGGCCGCGCTGAAACGCGATTATCCGATCATGTTCGGCTCGTTGTTCATCTTCACCTTGCTGGGACTGATCGTGAACTTGGTCTCCGACCTGATGTATGTGATGGTCGATCCGCGCATCGATTTCGAGAGCCGCGACGCCTGA
- a CDS encoding 3-deoxy-manno-octulosonate cytidylyltransferase yields MTAATPKNPIVLIPSRLASTRLPDKPLADIHGLPMIVHCLRRAQEAGFARVAVACGDQAIADAIQAHGGEAVLTDPNHPSGSDRIFEALQKLDPQARHDAVINLQGDLPAIDPKVISAVLTPLADPAIDIATLATPIVDQHEVDDRNVVKAVLSLAPGETIGRALYFSRRPVPGGEGPLWHHIGIYAYRRAALERFVSLKPSPLEKRESLEQLRALENGMSIAAAVVDTLPLGVDTPADLARIRAAMQPR; encoded by the coding sequence ATGACTGCCGCGACCCCGAAAAACCCGATTGTCCTGATCCCGTCGCGGCTCGCTTCGACCCGGCTGCCCGACAAGCCGCTGGCCGATATCCATGGCCTGCCGATGATCGTGCATTGCCTGCGCCGCGCCCAGGAGGCCGGATTCGCCCGGGTCGCGGTCGCCTGCGGCGACCAGGCAATTGCGGATGCGATCCAGGCCCATGGCGGGGAAGCTGTGCTGACTGACCCCAATCATCCCTCGGGCTCCGACCGCATTTTCGAGGCGCTGCAGAAACTCGATCCCCAGGCACGGCATGACGCCGTGATCAACCTGCAGGGCGACCTGCCGGCCATCGATCCGAAGGTGATCTCGGCCGTGCTGACGCCTCTGGCCGATCCGGCCATCGACATCGCCACGCTGGCGACCCCCATCGTGGATCAGCATGAGGTGGACGACCGCAACGTGGTGAAGGCGGTGCTCAGCCTTGCGCCGGGTGAGACCATCGGCCGTGCGCTGTATTTCAGCCGCCGTCCGGTGCCGGGCGGTGAGGGGCCGCTGTGGCACCATATCGGCATCTACGCCTATCGCCGTGCTGCGCTGGAACGCTTTGTCTCGCTCAAGCCCTCGCCGCTGGAAAAGCGCGAGAGCCTGGAGCAGCTCCGCGCGCTGGAAAACGGCATGAGCATCGCGGCAGCCGTCGTTGACACGCTTCCGCTCGGTGTCGATACTCCGGCCGATCTCGCGCGCATCCGCGCCGCCATGCAGCCCAGATAA
- a CDS encoding GNAT family N-acetyltransferase, producing MTWLNPVTLEDSGVALVPLSHDHHAPLVEAVKDGELWNLWYTLIPKPEGMTAEIDRRLGLQEKGSMLPFTVLDKTQADKKLAGKPVGMTTYMNVDAANRRVEIGSTWYRKSVQRSPLNTRCKILLLEHAFEKLDCIAVEFRTHFFNHQSREAIARLGAKQDGILRNHQLGANGSMRDTVVFSILPNEWPAVKTHLQSRLDRLMKGQTA from the coding sequence ATGACCTGGTTGAACCCCGTAACCCTGGAAGACAGTGGCGTCGCGTTAGTCCCGCTGAGCCACGACCATCATGCGCCGCTGGTGGAAGCCGTCAAAGACGGCGAGTTGTGGAACCTGTGGTACACGCTGATCCCGAAGCCCGAAGGCATGACCGCCGAGATCGACCGCCGGCTGGGGCTGCAGGAGAAAGGCTCCATGCTGCCCTTCACCGTGCTGGACAAGACGCAAGCCGACAAAAAGTTAGCTGGCAAGCCGGTCGGCATGACCACCTATATGAATGTAGATGCCGCCAACCGCCGCGTCGAGATCGGCTCGACCTGGTATCGCAAGAGCGTGCAGCGCTCGCCGCTGAACACGCGCTGCAAGATTCTGCTGCTTGAACATGCCTTTGAGAAGCTGGATTGCATCGCCGTCGAATTCCGCACGCATTTCTTCAACCACCAGAGCCGCGAGGCCATCGCCCGGCTCGGCGCCAAGCAGGACGGCATCCTGCGCAACCACCAGCTCGGCGCCAATGGCTCAATGCGCGACACCGTCGTCTTCAGCATCCTGCCCAACGAATGGCCGGCGGTGAAAACCCATCTGCAGTCCCGGCTCGATCGGCTGATGAAGGGCCAGACGGCGTGA